One Streptomyces coeruleorubidus DNA segment encodes these proteins:
- the mtnA gene encoding S-methyl-5-thioribose-1-phosphate isomerase, with protein sequence MADQYAYSGDDKRPTEIPAIRWEEPPEGPVLVLLDQTRLPAEEVELVCTDAPALVEAIRSLAVRGAPLLGIAGAYGVALAAVRGFDVDEAASALASARPTAVNLAVGVRRAQAAHESALAQGGDIRQAAAAALAAARQLHREDAEASARMAEHGLALLDELLPGGGHRILTHCNTGSLVSGGEGTAFAVALAAHRAGRLRRLWVDETRPLLQGARLTAYEAARSGMAYTLLTDNAAGSLFAAGEVDAVLIGADRITADGSVANKVGSYPLAVLARYHHVPFIVVAPVTTVDPDTPDGASIEVEQRAGHEVTEFVAPQVPVTGAEAGGGIPVAPLGTQAYNPAFDVTPPELVTAIVTEEGAVSPVTAEALAEVCARSHQVSAG encoded by the coding sequence ATGGCTGATCAGTACGCGTACAGCGGCGATGACAAACGGCCGACCGAGATCCCGGCGATCCGTTGGGAAGAACCACCGGAAGGACCCGTTCTGGTCCTTCTCGACCAGACGAGGCTGCCGGCTGAGGAGGTCGAACTGGTCTGTACGGACGCGCCCGCGCTCGTGGAGGCGATCCGCTCGCTCGCTGTGCGCGGGGCGCCCCTGCTCGGCATCGCGGGAGCGTACGGCGTCGCGCTCGCCGCCGTGCGGGGCTTCGACGTGGACGAGGCCGCGAGCGCGCTGGCGAGTGCCCGGCCGACCGCGGTGAACCTGGCCGTGGGTGTGCGCCGGGCGCAGGCGGCCCACGAGTCCGCGCTCGCCCAGGGTGGTGACATCAGGCAGGCGGCTGCGGCGGCGCTGGCGGCTGCGCGGCAGTTGCACCGGGAGGACGCCGAGGCCAGTGCGCGGATGGCCGAGCACGGGCTGGCGCTGCTGGACGAGCTGCTGCCCGGCGGCGGGCACCGGATCCTCACCCACTGCAACACCGGTTCGCTGGTGTCGGGCGGGGAGGGGACGGCGTTCGCGGTGGCGCTGGCGGCGCACCGGGCGGGCCGGTTGCGGCGTCTGTGGGTGGACGAGACGCGTCCGTTGTTGCAGGGCGCCCGCCTGACGGCGTACGAGGCGGCGCGCAGTGGGATGGCGTACACGCTGCTCACCGACAACGCGGCCGGGTCGCTGTTCGCAGCCGGGGAGGTGGACGCGGTGCTGATCGGGGCGGACCGCATCACGGCGGACGGTTCGGTGGCGAACAAGGTCGGGAGCTATCCGCTCGCGGTGCTGGCGCGGTACCACCATGTGCCGTTCATCGTGGTGGCGCCGGTGACGACGGTGGATCCGGACACTCCGGACGGGGCGTCCATCGAGGTCGAGCAGCGGGCCGGTCATGAGGTGACCGAGTTCGTGGCGCCGCAGGTGCCGGTGACGGGGGCCGAGGCGGGCGGTGGCATTCCGGTGGCGCCACTGGGGACGCAGGCGTACAACCCGGCGTTCGACGTGACCCCGCCCGAGCTGGTGACGGCGATCGTCACGGAGGAAGGCGCGGTTTCGCCCGTCACGGCCGAGGCGCTGGCCGAGGTGTGTGCCCGCTCGCACCAGGTGTCGGCGGGCTGA
- a CDS encoding glycerophosphoryl diester phosphodiesterase membrane domain-containing protein produces MNDTPGWASPGSAPSDGQKPDASGPAEPADRPDPAELSDRPGPAQSADQPGQPGQAPQGPGPQWSKDQPPPAQWSAPSGGPGAPAGPGQAPPPPPPGPGWGTQPPGGYGPGGPGGYGPGGPGSHGGYGGPGGPGGYGGWGSAWGGPPPAAKPGVIPLRPLGVGEILDGAVSTMRTYWRTVLGISLTVAVITEIIVVLFQGLVLDDSSTEALNDPSATLSELSRAMGDAMLNSTVVVVISLVGTVIATALLTTVTSRAVLGKSVTIGEAWRDARPQVVKLFGLICLLLLITAGIVTVGTLPGILVSLAGSTGAGVALTVLGIIGAGIVALWLMIRFSLASPALMLEKQGIKKAMSRSAKLVQGTWWRIFGIQLLATIIANVVASIIVIPFTFLAGALSGDGITGWLNSGVGSLGWTFLIVSGIGSVIGSMITFPITAGVTVLLYIDQRIRREALDLELARAAGVQGYGPNAPGATPGS; encoded by the coding sequence ATGAACGACACTCCGGGCTGGGCCTCGCCCGGATCCGCCCCGTCCGACGGGCAGAAGCCTGACGCGTCCGGCCCTGCCGAGCCCGCCGACCGCCCTGACCCTGCCGAACTCTCCGACCGTCCCGGCCCCGCACAGAGCGCGGACCAGCCGGGCCAGCCGGGCCAGGCCCCGCAGGGCCCCGGCCCGCAGTGGTCCAAGGACCAGCCGCCACCCGCCCAGTGGTCCGCCCCCAGCGGCGGTCCCGGAGCCCCGGCCGGCCCCGGCCAGGCTCCCCCGCCCCCGCCGCCCGGCCCGGGCTGGGGCACCCAGCCCCCCGGCGGCTACGGCCCTGGCGGCCCCGGTGGATACGGCCCCGGCGGTCCAGGGAGCCACGGCGGATACGGAGGCCCCGGTGGCCCCGGAGGCTACGGCGGCTGGGGCAGCGCCTGGGGCGGCCCCCCGCCCGCGGCCAAGCCCGGCGTGATCCCGCTCCGCCCGCTCGGCGTCGGCGAGATCCTCGACGGCGCGGTCTCCACCATGCGCACCTACTGGCGCACGGTCCTGGGCATCTCCCTGACCGTCGCGGTCATCACCGAGATCATTGTCGTGCTGTTCCAGGGCCTCGTCCTGGACGACTCCAGCACCGAAGCCCTCAACGACCCGAGCGCCACCCTCAGCGAACTGAGCCGCGCCATGGGCGACGCCATGCTCAACTCCACCGTCGTCGTCGTCATCTCCCTGGTCGGCACCGTCATCGCGACCGCACTGCTCACCACCGTCACCAGCCGCGCCGTGCTCGGCAAGTCGGTGACCATCGGCGAGGCCTGGCGGGACGCCCGCCCTCAGGTCGTCAAACTCTTCGGCCTCATCTGCCTGTTGCTGCTCATCACCGCGGGCATCGTCACCGTGGGCACCCTGCCCGGCATCCTCGTCAGCCTCGCCGGGAGCACCGGCGCGGGCGTCGCCCTGACCGTCCTGGGCATCATCGGCGCCGGCATCGTCGCCCTCTGGCTGATGATCCGCTTCTCCCTGGCCTCGCCCGCCCTGATGCTGGAGAAGCAGGGCATCAAGAAGGCCATGAGCCGCTCCGCGAAACTGGTCCAGGGCACCTGGTGGCGGATCTTCGGCATCCAGCTGCTCGCCACGATCATCGCGAACGTCGTCGCCTCGATCATCGTCATCCCCTTCACCTTCCTCGCCGGAGCCCTCAGCGGCGACGGCATCACCGGCTGGCTCAACTCCGGTGTCGGCAGCCTCGGCTGGACGTTCCTCATCGTCAGCGGCATCGGCTCGGTGATCGGCTCCATGATCACGTTCCCGATCACGGCCGGCGTCACCGTGCTCCT